The genomic region ACGTCGGCGTCGTCCAACACCAGGAAGGCGTTGCTACCCCCGAGTTCGAGCCGGACCGGCCGCAGCGTGGCAGCCGCGGAGGCCGCGATGGCGATGCCGACCTCACGGGATCCGGTGAAGTCCAGCAGATTCAGGCCGGTGTGCTCGGCGAGCGCGCGTCCCGCCTCCGGACCGTCGCCGGTCACCACGTTGAACACACCCGGCGGCAGTCCGGCGGCCCAGGCCGCCTCGGCGAGCACCTGGCCGCCGATGATCGGGGTGAGCTCGGCGGGCTTGAGCACGACGGTGTTGCCGAAGGCCAGCGCCGGCGCCACCGCACGCATGGCCAGGTTGACCGGATAGTTCCAGGGCGTGATCACACCGATCACCCCGAGCGGCACCGCCCGGGACATCGAGAGCTTGCCCGCCTTGTACGGCGGCAGCACGTCGCCGGCGTTCTCGCTCGCCTGGATCATGGAGATCTGCAACTGACGGATGCCGGTGGACACCTCGTCCTCGGCCTTGGCCCGCACCCCGCCGGTCTCGCGCATGCTCTGCTCGACCAGCTCCGCGTGATGCGCCTGGAAGAACTCGGCCATCCGCCGCAGGCCCGCCGCGCGCTCGGGAGCGCTCAGCGCCGCCCAGCCCGGCTGAGCGGCCCGCGCCGCGCCCACCGCCCGCCCGACATCCACGGCGCCGCCGAGGGCGTACGTACCGATCACTGCACCCGTGGCCTTCTCCACGACGTCGGCGGTGCGCCCCGATGACGCCGGGCGAAACGTTCCGTCGATGTAGAGCTGTGCCACGGGGAACTGAGACGTCATGAAGACTCCACGGAGGTCAGGGAGACTTTGGCTTTGACTTAAACTAAGAGGCGAAAGTCATCGGCGTCAACCAGTCCCACCGCACAGCAGATCTACGAAAGGGCTACGCCCAGGCCTCGGCGCCGGACCCCGACCCGGACACGACCGTCGGCCGCCGGCCGCCAGTCCCCAGCAAGTGCGCCACCGGCAGGGTGGCGGCCCCCATCGCCACAGCCTCCTGCCCCAGCCGCCCGACCTCGATCCGGGTACGCCCGCGCAGATACGACAGGGCGTGCCGCTCGGCCGTCTCACGCACGGTGGGCAGAACCACCCCGCCCATCACCGAGCCCGCCCATCCGGAGAGCACCACGAGGTCGGGGTGGAGCAGGTTGATCAGGTTGCCGATCCCGATGCCGATGTACTCCCCGACCTTCTCCAGGGTCTCCATCGCGACCGGGTCGGTGGCCGCCCGTGCCGTCAGTTCCGCGAGCCGGCTCTCGGTCCCGGAGGCACGGAACGGCTGACTGCCCAGCGTGGCCTGGTACCGGTGGAGGATGGCGTCGGCTCCGACGTACGCCTCCAAGCAGCCCCGCGAACCGCAGCGACAGGGCAGCCCTCCGGCGTAGATCACCGTGTGTCCCCACTCGATCGTGGCGGGGGCCAGGCCCGCGACGCCCCCCTCCGTGCCCGACCCGAGGGCCGCTCCCACCCCGACCCCGATGAGCGCGGTGACCACTCGGTCGGCGCCCTGCCCCACGCCGCGCCACATCTCCGCCTGCCCCAGGGTCCGGGCGCAGTTGTCCAGCATGAGCGGTGCGGCGACCCCGGGGGCGAGCATCTCGCCGAGCGGGACACCGGACCAGCCGAGCGTCGGCGCGTGCACCAGCATGCGCCCGGGAATCCGTTGGTCGGGCTGGACCGCACCGGGCACACCGAGGCCGACGCCGAGCAGGTCGGCGGGGTCGACGCCCGCGGCGCGGGTCACGTCGGAGATGCCCTGGAGCACCAGTGCGGCCACCGATTCGGCATCGAGCCGGGTGTCGGC from Streptomyces sp. NBC_00878 harbors:
- a CDS encoding aldehyde dehydrogenase family protein, producing MTSQFPVAQLYIDGTFRPASSGRTADVVEKATGAVIGTYALGGAVDVGRAVGAARAAQPGWAALSAPERAAGLRRMAEFFQAHHAELVEQSMRETGGVRAKAEDEVSTGIRQLQISMIQASENAGDVLPPYKAGKLSMSRAVPLGVIGVITPWNYPVNLAMRAVAPALAFGNTVVLKPAELTPIIGGQVLAEAAWAAGLPPGVFNVVTGDGPEAGRALAEHTGLNLLDFTGSREVGIAIAASAAATLRPVRLELGGSNAFLVLDDADVDLAASCAMVASLEFQGQTCISASRHIVTRAVADRYLDAVTRRAAALRVGDPMGGTADLGPLVSARQRDRVHAIVQASVEMGAEVLTGGTFDGLFYRPTVLAKVTPEMPAFTEEIFGPVLPVTAVDDQEEAVAVANGLPMLMNSVFSADLIRGLSVAERLDAGEVHVNDAHARHGADDQMAGFTKRQWIGLQRTPLTLPSWTADPATR
- a CDS encoding ROK family transcriptional regulator → MVKRTTSDLRRHNRSVILSALYVQGPTSRNRLTRASGLSSATVSNVVSQLLAEGLIAEGGSEDSDGGRPRSVLEIRPDYGSVIGVDIGETHIRIGLFDWTLSVITSEVYPIADTRLDAESVAALVLQGISDVTRAAGVDPADLLGVGLGVPGAVQPDQRIPGRMLVHAPTLGWSGVPLGEMLAPGVAAPLMLDNCARTLGQAEMWRGVGQGADRVVTALIGVGVGAALGSGTEGGVAGLAPATIEWGHTVIYAGGLPCRCGSRGCLEAYVGADAILHRYQATLGSQPFRASGTESRLAELTARAATDPVAMETLEKVGEYIGIGIGNLINLLHPDLVVLSGWAGSVMGGVVLPTVRETAERHALSYLRGRTRIEVGRLGQEAVAMGAATLPVAHLLGTGGRRPTVVSGSGSGAEAWA